In Diadema setosum chromosome 2, eeDiaSeto1, whole genome shotgun sequence, the DNA window tacgagcgagtgagccgtaatttgtatatttccgcgtcatcattacgttttgttattatcttgtttgattttttgcgcacccccccccctcccgtatgttcgaaaccgttggcgccttcttttgatccaattggcgatcgcttcagaacgaaagaaattgcagccgttgctctgtgaaacattttgcctgctaaatataaaatgacatgtgtgaaaacaatagacactgtcattttgtcatcatcacgttttgttcttaccgtcttttttacataaattttggcgagcgagcgcagcgagcgagccgaaaatttttgtatttcagctcacagaacatggaatttttgtgtgaacacaataaacattgtcattttgtccgcgtcatcatgtcttgtttttttttatcttgtttgatttggttttctgcccccccccccccaccattctccctccccccttccgggcgagttttttttttttattattattattcttattcttcttttctttcttttttttcttcttcttcttcctttttttttttgcgccctcaaggagtggcgcccggggcacttgccccccttgcccccccccccccctagatacgccactggacGTACCTCTTCTAGCTTTGATTGTCACTATTCATTTCACCATCGCTTTTGatgtggttgtttctatccattTGGTGGtcacttcaaatattttcatcGTCACTTTTCATTTGACTTTCACTTTAAATCGATTGTCACTTTTGAATCGATcatcacttttcatttgatgGTCACTTTTCATTCGGTTGCCACTTTTCATTCCGTTGCCACTTTTCATTTGGCTTAGAGCGGGGCCGCATGGGCCAATGGGGAACTTGCTGTATGCATGCGATCTGCGGCGGCTGCGCGGTGCGAGCTAAACAGTTACGAAGTACACTAGTACGTACGTGCGCCTGGAAGTACTCTTGGTAGATCTATAGATACTTCCACCGGCAGTTTCTCCAAGATTTGGTTGGCAAGTCTCTGTGATTCTTGAGGGATACCTCCTGAAAACTTTGATATCTCGTTCAAGTATggacaaaagaatataaaaatctGTCATATTTGGGAATTACTGTATAAATTTTGTCTTTTGCACATTGAGTTGCATGTTGCACACAAGGAACTCCCTGATTTGATTGGCGAATGTTCAGATACGGCTTCAGTTCATCCCCAATACcggtttttgttctcttttggGCTCATACCTCTCTCATATGCTATCGATTTTAATCCTTCATAAGTctaattttctcaaaatttaagctatttcttcagtgcaaatagatttgacttagacaaggttgactgtagtttATATCTGTCAGAATACCTTTACCTCTGTGTCTACAAACATTGCAAAGGATTAGAGTTGTTTAACAGGAAAATAACACTGTAACAGGCTTGTTTACCAGCAAGGTACCTGGGAGATTGTAACACTGCAAATGCATTGTATATGTCTATGCATTACACTttatattgtttactcaaattattgCATGCACAAGGGACAGAACAGCTGTGGcgttagatttgtttttgttttattgtctaATCTATAACAAGAAAGGAATAAATTGTTGgattattataactgttgtaCATAGTGCAGTGCATACATTTGGTCGGAGTAGATTTGTGGTAAGTCGTTGCTATCAAATTAGTGGGGTTGGGGTGGGGTTGAGGTTTATTTTAATGGCCATCAAGTTGTTACTAAACCAAACTAACAGATGagatgtacataattatgatgtgTGAATGGTGTAGTTGCTGCGATTTGCATAATAATTTATACCTGCAGAAcatgtccagaaaaaaaaaaaaaagattggtaGGAGATCTGAGTGAGGGCCAAAGAAAATTAAAGACGGCTAGCCGCCATACCTCCGTaagtaattcaatttcaaatcaatattGATATATAATGGcggataacttttttttttttttttgatgttatgGCTTCGTTCGTGTGACTGACTTAGTGTGAGTCTGTGAACTATTTTTTATACCTGTACGTTAATATGGCTGTGCATGTGGTGTGGGCTACAGCTCCTTACTTCACGCGTTTCACAGCACAGTGCAGTTGGAGGTAGGCCTTATAAACGTTGGAAGTAACTAACGTTAGAAGTTCACGGATCTACATGCAGTGTATAGACTCCTGAGTGACCACAATTGCCGCAGAAATATGCTATTATTATTAAGTAAAGTTTAGACATGTTCTATTTTCTGCTAGGGTCTAGTGTGGTCACTCAGGAGTCAGGTAGGTTGCCTAGGCCTAGATATTATAGACGCTATATTAATCATTATCAAGTCAATGTTCCTATGACTTATATGTCAGTCCCTCGTGGACACAGCAAGACTCCAAGAGCCTTCCAGCACAGAGCAGAGGGTCTGAGCTAACCATTAGTAGTCGGTACTTAATAGCAGAATTCTAATAGACTCTCCCCCTTTAGCTGTGTAAATTTACAAAGAGGAGAGCCCCGGGCAATGCGGTCGGGTAAGCTCAGACTCATGAGATCTCACAGACACTGATAAGAAACCCCTCTAACGTTAGTCTACACTGTAACGTATAGTTACTTCTAACGTTTAACGTTAAAAGGCCTACCTCCAACTGCACTGTGCTGTGAAACGCGTGAAGTATGAAGGAGCTGTAGCCCACACCACATGCACAGCCATATgaacgtacatgtatataaattagTTCACAGACTCACACTCACTCAGTCACACGAACGAAGCCATaacggccaaaaaaaaaaggttatccGCCATTATATATCAGCATTCATTTGAATTACTTACGGAGGTATCGCGGCTAGCCGTTCTTTGGCCCTTACTCAGATCTCCTACCAATCTTGGAAAAACTGCCGGTGGAAGTATCTATAGATCTACcaagagtaggcctacttccagGCGCTGCGCACGTACTTCGTAACTGTGTAGCACGCACCGCGCAGCCGCCGCAGATCGAGAGATCGCATGCATACAGCAAGTTCCCCATTGGCCCATGCGGCCCCGCCCTAAGCCAAATGAAAAGTGGCAACGGAATGAAAAGTGGCAACCGAATGAAAAGTGACcatcaaatgaaaagtgatgATCGATTCACACAGTGACAATCAATCTAAAGTCAAATGAAAAGTGACGATGAAAAAATTTGAAGTGACCACCAaatggatagaaacaaccacatCAAAAGCAACGGCAAAAATGAATAGTGACAATCAAAGCTAGAAGAGGTACGTTTCAATCAAATCAAGTGATGATCACATCAATGTGACCACCGATCAAATCAAAAGTGAAGgcaatcaaatgaaaagtgctcatcatcaaatgaaaagtgacCACCATCAAATTAAAAACGACGGCGAACGAATGAAAAGTGACCATCATCACATGAAAAGTGGCCATCATCAAATAAAAAGTGGCTGcaatcaaataaaaagtgaccatcatcaaatgaaaagtggccactatcaaatgaaaagtggctCCGATCGAATGAAAAGTGGCCattatcaaatgaaaagtggccacCATCAAATTAAAAATGGCTGCGATCGAATGAAAAGTGGCCattatcaaatgaaaagtggccacCATTAAATTAAAAGTGGCTGCGATGAAATGAAAAGTGACcatcaaatgaaaagtgacCACCATCAAATCAAAAGTGACCATCATCAAGTGAAAAGTGGCCATCATCGAATAAAAAAGTGGCTGCGATCAAAAAAAAGTGAccatcatcaaatgaaaagtggccacCATCAAATGAAAACTGGCTCCGATCAAATTAAAAGTGGCTGCAATTAAATAAAAAGTGGccatcatcaaatgaaaagtggccacCAACAAATAAAAAGTGGCTGCGATTAAATAAAAAGTGACTATCATCAAATTAAAAGTGGCCACCATAAAATTAAAAGTGGCTCCgatcaaatgaaaagtggccatCATCAAATAAAAAGTGGCCACCATCAAATTAAAAGTGGCTGCGATCAAATTCAAACTGTCCCTTTCGCGAGCACACTACGAACACGGAAAGGGCAACTTTAATTTGATGGCCAGAACTGATTTGATCGCTGCCAGAAACCATTTGATGGCTGGTGCTATCGAGAGCCACCACATAAAAAGTGACGgtgatcaaatgaaaagtgacGGTGATCAAACGAAAAGTAGCGGTGATAAAACCGTGTAGGCGACCAAATCAAGGTTGTCATTTCCGCGTTCCATACTTTCCAGACCAATATTAAAGCACTCCAACAGTATTCTTACTTCGTTTCGTACATTCAGACCACAAGATATCAGCTCTTTGCCAGTCACTGACGAAAAAGCTGAAAGTATTTAGGAGAGGGCAACATTTCTTTCTATTGaaggaagtgaaaataaagtctgaattgaattgaattgaaagccTTCTGGAAATTTCTTAGATTTCAAAAAGGAACACAACTTCTTGGGCCTTCCCAGTAGGACAATAAATACGGAATAATTCCCTGTTTTACACGTGACGCCAACATGGCCACTCGAGTTTTCTTGGGGCCTCTTTGCCTACTTCCTGTCTCTACTGATCTCTCAGAGCTCAGGGCATAATATCCTGGTCAACGTAGTGGGGTTaggccaaagaggttctatatagaacctctttgggttAGGCAAACTGGGAATCAGACCATCTGATAGTACtccaagtggcaataaaccatAGCGTTCTTAGGGCGGCTAAACtcatttggtctactatcaatttcGTCTAATGCTCATTTGGTCTAATCCTCACTTGATCTCATGCCCAGTTGGGCTAATTATcatttcgtctaatgaccagatgGTCTAAGTGTCACTTCGTCTACGTGGATTTTTTCCCACTTCGTCTATTATATCATTGGTCTGTTGTCAGTTCATCTAGATTCCATTTAGTCTATCTATCATAGGTCTACAGACATTTAGGTTAATATCACTTGGTCCACTGCCCGCTTGGTCTATATTTCAATAGACAGTTAGTCTacttccatttcgtctaatttcCGGTTAGTCCATTAACCATTTCGTCCAATTAGCATTTCGTCTAATCACCGTTTAATTTGATGTTCATATGGTCCAATTTCCAATAGGGCTACTCTCGTTTAGTCTACAGACAAGATACAAATAGGGCctatcacaaaatatttatattaCCAACATTGCAGTGATTGATGTGTAACTAAATTGTAATTTCTTCTGTCTATTCTACATTGTGTCTGTGTAGTTTGTGCTCCCGTGCCTGAATTGTGGAAAGTTTCAGCGCAATCGTATAATCATGGAATCTATGGAATCATGCATAGTGACTGTCGATGAGCTTCAAACAAAAGAGTGAAACTGTAAGTTAATATCAGTCTTACGATTTAGGCCTAATCCTCAATGagtgatataaaaatgaaatactcgTACTAGTGTGTGACCATGGTAGGGTCTATGACCAAGGCGGTTCTAGACGCGAAATATCATACATGCGCGGTAACTGCGGGAGCAAATTTAGCTTTGGAGTCCTGCCACTTGATTTTCTTTGACGAAAACACTTGGGCGCTATCAATTTCAGCCCTGCAAGATCTTATTAAGGAGGAGGTAGAAAGAAAGTATCTCTTGAACCACGTCGCTATAGAAACGAAAACTTCTCATTTCAACCTTTATTGTCGCTGGATTTTATTATCACCTCTATATGTATATCTCTTATGTAGGTATATAGCAACCAGTGTACAGAAATCATGAAAGGGGGGTTATGAAAATGCTATATGCCCAACTTATAGGGCCTAAGCAGTTTTAGCTGCTCGCCATCAAATCACCAACTTAATCCAACCGAactacagagactccaactctcccgttttcgacgggagatctcccgccgaaaacccatttttgcaaaatctcccgttctcccgtttgagatttaatttctcccgccctggctcaatGTCTCCCGTTgtaaaggatttcttacttattgctatcgtatgttgcaaAAATGAGCCTAAGaaagcaccagagagcatctataaccctaggaacttcgcactTGGCACACAtaaacttggagtctcccgtttgctaggggtttcaggcgggagaatctccagatcagaaggtgcttggggttgtaGTCTCTGGAACTAGATTCTACAGATGGTGACAGATAATAATATCTCCCTGTGACTTGCAATCTGAATGCAACGTATCTCAAGGAGATCAATTAGTATTGAGTATAGGGCCTATACTACTATATTCAATTTGAAAAACGCAACCGCTCAAATTTGGCCGGATATGCATATTAGTTAGCCCATGTGAACATCGGACGTAGTGTAAATGGTAGTAGACCAGTCGGGCATTAAACTAAGTGGTCATAATTGGGATTATAGACTAAATGGTGGTAGACCAGTTAGGTATTAGACTAAATGGTCACATTCATGAGTAGCCCAACTGGTTATTTATAGACTAATCGATAAATTACCGAAGTGGATATACTCTAATTGGGTGGAACCCAAGTGCAAATTACTATAAAGTAGACGAAATTATATTAGACAAAGTGgatattagacgaaatggaaatAGACGAATCGAGTAGACGAATAGGTGATGAGACCATGTGGTATATAGACCAAATGTAATAGACCAAATGGatattagacgaaatgggcatACCCTATCTGGTAAGTAGACGGACTGGTCATTAGACTAAGTGGCAATTGGACGATAGATGGTAACTATATTATAGACGAACTGATTGTAGACGAACTaggattagaccatgtgggttgagacgAAACGGGTATTGAGACGAAACGGGTAAGAAGTGgaagtagaccaagtgatagatTCCCGGGGTCAATAATTAGGCTTTGAAACGCGTGTGTTCGAAAACATGTCCCTAACTCATTCGGATAAGGCACGAAAAGATGCGCTTATGCAATCGCCGAGTATCCATGCATAAACACGTAAAATGGGGAAGCATATTAAAAATAAACGCAAAATCGCGTTACGCTTGGCGATCCATGATATCAAAACGGGAAAGCATAAACATAAATCACGAAATTACCATACCTGCATTTTTACACTCAAATATAAGATTATCAATAAATGATTACGTTAGTAGGCCCTAATGGAGAAAATCATACGAGAATTAAAGAATGGTtgcttttgtatttttgtgtttgttattgCGTTTCTTACAGTATATCTCGTTAGGCCTATCCTATATAGATGTAAGTGTGacacaataattattatgtttggTATTATCGTGATAGTCAACAGTCCATGAATCATTTACTGCCGTTTGTAATAATATGCTGGTtccatttgctcctgcgacaattgctcccatcaattatctgcacgctaagcctaACATGATTTCCACCCACAATTATAACCGtcaccctaatcctaatcctcacatcaaactgaaTTTAACCTagaaccctatcacaaccctaaccctaggcACTGCTAAGTCCTAGGAtaaaaataagactggagcaaaaGTCGCAGGAGCGATAATGTCTTGTCACTCCATAGGCGATACACGtgcacaatgaaaataaaatgtataggCACATTCTACGATTAGGCATTCATTTgtaccttatttcttttttattagtggaaaatggagcaaagaaaatgggattccatcgggattcgagcccgagacctccggattgctagcccggtgctctaccgactgagctatagaaagccctagttcagtgttcgtctcagaaaccctaaattctcaatgctcgaatggtcagaagctatagttagtgtgtttgtgtgtgacacacacgtacacacttgaacctggcataaacccgaaggataattcaacttggggatagatgcgagggatcaccgaagtgatgcagctttttgagttgtCTACATCGATTTCAGAATTTGATATAGATTCATCTAACCATGTTTCGGACATACAGATTAAATCAAATGggttttcataaaaattatgtCTCAAGTGATCTATTTTTCCTCTTACACTTTTAATATTTATATGGGCGAGTTTCAGACCATTTTCTTTAATCTCGGAAAATAACATATTAGGTTGTATATCTTCtctgaaaatgggtgatttACCGTAGTCAACAGGTTGAAAGTCTCTCACAGAGTCATTCTCACCATTGTAAAAGGGCAATTCTCGAAAAATACAAGTATCACAAATCCAGTCATTATTGCTTTGGAATATTTCAAATGGAACACCGCATCCTACATGACACCACTGTGTGCATTGCACGCATAGTATAGCATTCTGGTTGTGTTTAGCAGATGATTTGCAAATAATACATGGAAAACGAATTGACATAAAGATATATAGCTAGCTTCATTTTATTATATCATTTATTCAAGTTCAGTCAGTGGTGTGCACCAGATTAGTGAATGAATAATATCAGTCAGTTCTGAAAATATAAAGCTCCCTCGTAGAAGGTTAGAGGGAGATACTCCCTCCCATCCCTTCCCTATATAGcagacaagttgtcagtctctgacaagtacatgtattatcacgACTCAGTCAGTGACGATCTTCTCAGCCAATCATGCGAAACCAAggattgaactgaaattaaaatcGACAACTTTCGTGAACGGTGCCCAGAttgtttacttttttatatAATGATGAAAAGTTGGGAAGATTTGAGGCTTTTATAGAGAATTTTCAAGgtgttgaatttgaatttggatgAGGCCAGCTCTGCATCCCTGACagttttgaaatatcaaaaatggCCTCCAAAGATTGACTTTTCATTAGAAGTATTTCCAcacaaatgggacaaaaagtgaaaatattattaATCGTTTTTATCCTTTTTCGAGGGTGCTGTATCCGAATTTACATGGTTAATGCAAGTTATGCATCCTTGAGAGTTTTTGAGATATCAACGACGGCTCCCCAAAAGacattaaaaaatcataaaatctgAAATCCCTCAAaaatgcaagagttgcatcaaccagattCGGATTAAGCACtctcgaaaaaaaaaggtaaaaccatcatttgtttttattacgtCAATCCTCATTTTCCTCTTAATTTCTTCAGCGTCATCGAAATCTGTTATAATCGTCAATCTTATTAACTTTTCATTATTCAAAAGCAAAAATGTATCAGCCAGATTTGGATTTGTCAGCACCCAAAAATAGGGGATAATTCAATCGTGTGCCCTTTTCACCATTCATAGGGACATGCATATGAATTTCAGATATTTGCGGCTATTTTGAGGTCATCTTGCATttgacacaaacaaacaaacgaacaaacaaacaaaccaaactcAAAGAGGCGGGAGTTGCATCAGCCAGATTCGAATTCAGCTCCTTCTAAATAGGGTTAcaccatgaaaaataaaagtgaaacaATTACCCCTATAAAGCccgggggcacattgtgcctccaccagattttcattcgccactccttcgccctcaATCCAATTTTGACCAAATTTGGTgtcttttcctaaaatcttattccgaacattttgatatataatttacctatattttatattgctggttgccatggtaaccataaactgacaaccttgtcagtcagattttgtgtatttttctgttccaattccaattaacaatattataatgtatgaaataagcatttcttggctgaaatttgctgaagaagcaaaatgtgaagtaattatggccctgaaatgttttccctattatttcctttgtttttctgtgacaaatgcataaaacaatagacataatagagatacttgaaaataacagtattttccaaagattgccgtTCTATTTTGTgccattttgattccttcacctaagttatacctctaatcatgggcgtaaatcccgggggggggggggatgggggatatatccccccctgaaatggaggaggggggatggcctgtacaatcatccccccccccctgaattttgaaaaaaaaatggaggaagcagaaatgtgattgtatcaattttggcatattgcatgaagTTTGAGAAGAGAGTAAAGCCTTTATAGCAAGGCAAGTGTGACTTCCGGCCTATTACTGCATACACCGGAAAAAGCAGAGGCAAGTGTGACTTCCGGCCTATTACTGCATACACCGGAAAAAGCAGAGGCAAGTGTGATATCCGCCATACTGCATACACTGGAAAAAAGCAAAGGCAAGTGTGATTGCCAGCATAATGCATACAGCAGAGAGCAAAAATTGGGCTAAGTGTGATTTCTGGTATACTGCATACACTGGAAGAGGGGTAATTAGTGCATCTTCCTGTATATGTTTTGGAAGAGGGGGTAATTAGCGCATCTTCATGTACACTGTTGTATATGATGGAAGGGGGGTAATTAGCGCATCTTCAAGAGTTTGTTTGTGGAggagtgaaagaaaaagaaaacaatgagaGTGAATACCAACAAAATACGAATGTGTAAATGAACGATTCCtttgagcaaaaaaaacaatggaagaGGTAATTAATGAATCTCCCGGATGTTATGATTCGCAAGTCTGTGTCATTGTCTtagatagaaaaaaaacaaaaacaaaacatgaggTATACAAGAGAGTGTGTATATGTaagcgtgtgcgtgtgcgtgtgcgtgtgtgtgtgtgtgtgtttgagcatTGTTTTAGCCTGTACTTTTTGACCAATGAGAAAAGCGCAAGGACAAAATGTCGGAATGTTACGTGGTTTTGATTGgtggagaggaggagggggggggggggttggggggaaTGGCGCATGCGTGATTTTAGTGGGAGGAGTTTTGGTGAGTTGGATGGTATAAAGTTCGACGCGTTTGGCCCACTATTTCATCATAGCCACTTGTGCAATTGACTAGTGCTAGCTTACTCCAGCGTTCCTACGAATTGGAAACATGATGGccacatcatcaccatcttcgGAATTTGATCTTGCAACCATGTCGACACCACTGAATACACCGTGTGTGAGAAGAATTCCTAAGGACGACTTTGTTTCTGCCAGTAGGCCCATCAGCTATAGGCCTAAACGTGTCGCGGAGAGTCCATCACCGCCTACTTCTGTACCAGAGAACTTCTTGGCATTGAAGGTATGTACAATGAATCTCTTATATTATTATCTTTGTGTGTGTCGTTACAAGTATTGATTTCTTATcacttagaaaaaaagaaaaaaaaaagcatgaagcggacaaactttaaaaaaagaaagaaaaaaaaaacagaaacaaaggcATGTGGCATATATCATAGATTTGCTTTTTGCTGTAATTACGTTaaatataatttcttttcaattctttttttttttatatctttgataTGTGCAGGATGTAACCTTCGAGAGTAAAGGCAAGAGGTTAAAGGTGCAGGAAGAGGCAGGGTGTCATTATAGTCATGAAGAGAGTTTGGATTTGTGTGAATTCGAATCGGGTTCAAAACCTTTCCATTTGGGTAAGAATCGTTTTGCTGTGGTTAAAACGTACAGAGGAGTAACGTACGTTGCCATACGTGAATACTACAAAAACAAGGACAGAAAGGACAATAGGATGTTACCCGGTATCAGGGGGATCAATCTAACCGCTGATGAATGGTGGAAATTAAGCAGATCTCTGAAGGGGATCAGCGATGCTGTGCGGGTGAAAGAAATGTCCAAGGAAAATGCTACCCGTTAGGGAGGGGTGTTTTAAGAACagtttgggggtggggggggggggggatacgtTTCACAAACACaagttcaaaaaacaaaacaaaacaaaacaaaacaaatcttgaCTATTTGACACTCATACCCTGCCGTCTTTATACCACCTCTAGTCTGCCATTTCACAATTGGAGGGAGAGTTGGACAACAAACACCCAACCCCGGATGCCGCATCACCCAAGGCTAGCACCTGGGCCCCTCTGCGTCGGACGTACCGTCGGCTGACCCGCAACGAACTGGACCCGGTGAGGAAGACCCTCAATTACGACGAGGGTGATgcagagcaacaacaacagcagcagcagcagcagcaagaAGTTATCGTCATTGAGGATGGGGAaatggaggaggagggagaacTGCCTATCATCAATGTCGAGGATGGGGAGTTGGATGAACTTGCGCAGAAGGACAAGGAGGATGACATCAGCGCCTCACTCCCCGCTGCTCCCATCTTGATGGCAGTGCGGGCACTGTCGTTTAATATGCACAACCTTGCTGTAGAGAACTGCATAGGGTGTATCATGGATTACGGAGGTCAGATGGACCACCCGGAGTGCTTGCTGCTACCATGGGAGGAAAAAGTGGACAGATACTTTCAGAGAGCGGTTGacaatatgaaagagcaagatttcctctctttcttcgACGCTGTGTACAAAGTAGAGGAAATGTTCGATGATGAGCAAGACTTAGCCGTGGGAGAAGCGGTTGAGTTCTTCCACTTCAACATGAAAGAAGACAGAGTAGTAAATCACCTCAAACGGAAACTTTTGGAGCGATAATAACGGACAATttacccccccccacccttgcAATACTTTTATTAGTCTATGTATCTCTGTCACACATTCTACATCGGTGCctctaaattttgaaatgaaattgtcatttttttttcttccgaatGCTacagaattgaattaaattatgTTGGAGTGAAATGTAAACTTATACTGTctgatgtttatttattttttttttttgcgtaagAGCATGCGTATTGATAATTTCCGCGGATGTCTGAGGATTGATTAGTGATAGTGATGACGGTTAATGTgaatgaatatatgtatatatataataataatatatacatattatatgtttgtgtgtgtgtgtgtgtgtgtgtgtgtgcgtgcgtgataatgcgtgtgtgtctgcgtgtgtgtctgcgtgtgtgtgtgtttgcgtgtgtgtttgcgtgtgtgtgtgtgtgtgtgtgtgtgtgtacatgcgtGTGTGATTGTGGATGTTGCGTATAAAATGATGGGGTAAGAGATAGAATATCGTCATTTAGTTTTAAAAAAGTGGTGATAGTGGAGTGGTCAAGTATGGATGAATATTTGAGTAATATTTATGGAGATCCAAACCACGAGGCTGGATTTAGTGGAGCTGAAAAGTTGTACCGATACGTGAAGAAAGAAGGAGTGTACAATTTGACGCGAAGACAGGTGCGAGAGTGGTTGGCCGGTAATGAAACGTACACCCTTCATCGTCCCGTACGCAGAAAATTTGCAAAGAGTCGGGTCATGGCCTATGCTATGGATGAATTATGGCAACTTGATTTGGTGGATATGGCTTCTTTATCGAGATATAACTCGGGGTACAAGTACCTATTGACATGTATCGATGTGTTGTCCAAATATGCATGGGTCGTTCCACTTaaagataaaaaaggaaaaagtctgGTGAAGGCGCTCAAGAAAATACTGGAATCTAAACGAGAGCCAATGTACATCCAGACGGATAAAGGGACGGAATTCACCAACAGGGTTTTTCAgtcatttttgaagaaaaaggGCATATACTTTTACACGACTCACAATACCACCAAAGCATCGGTGATTGAACGGTTTAACCGCACGTTAAAGGAAAAGAGGTACAAGTACTTTACCCATCGTGATACCTCTAAATACATAAACGTGCTACCCAGTTTTGTGAGAGCTTACAATCACTCATTCCACCGATCCATCCAAACCAAACCCATACTCGTGACAAAAGACAATGAAGGGGACGTTTGGAAAActttgtacatgaaaaaaagtcgTGAGAAGACGATTAAGAAACCACGGTATAAAGCGGGAGATCGCGTTCGCATCAGTAGAGCCAAGCAAATTTTTGAGAAAGGGTATCGTCCGAATTGGA includes these proteins:
- the LOC140237714 gene encoding uncharacterized protein, with protein sequence MSTPLNTPCVRRIPKDDFVSASRPISYRPKRVAESPSPPTSVPENFLALKSAISQLEGELDNKHPTPDAASPKASTWAPLRRTYRRLTRNELDPVRKTLNYDEGDAEQQQQQQQQQQEVIVIEDGEMEEEGELPIINVEDGELDELAQKDKEDDISASLPAAPILMAVRALSFNMHNLAVENCIGCIMDYGGQMDHPECLLLPWEEKVDRYFQRAVDNMKEQDFLSFFDAVYKVEEMFDDEQDLAVGEAVEFFHFNMKEDRVVNHLKRKLLER